The proteins below are encoded in one region of Megalops cyprinoides isolate fMegCyp1 chromosome 14, fMegCyp1.pri, whole genome shotgun sequence:
- the LOC118789545 gene encoding tubulin alpha chain: MRECISMHVGQAGAQMGNACWELYCLEHGIQPDGQMPSDKTIGGGDDSFNTFFSETGAGKHVPRAVFVDLEPTVIDEVRTGTYRQLFHPEQLITGKEDAANNYARGHYTIGKEIIDLVLDRTRKLADQCTGLQGFLIFHSFGGGTGSGFTSLLMERLSVDYGKKSKLEFAVYPAPQVSTAVVEPYNSILTTHTTLEHSDCAFMVDNEAIYDICRRNLDIERPTYTNLNRLIGQIVSSITASLRFDGALNVDLTEFQTNLVPYPRIHFPLATYAPVISAEKAYHEQLSVADITNACFEPANQMVKCDPRHGKYMACCLLYRGDVVPKDVNSAIATIKTKRTIQFVDWCPTGFKVGINYQPPTVVPGGDLAKVQRAVCMLSNTTAIAEAWARLDHKFDLMYAKRAFVHWYVGEGMEEGEFSEAREDMAALEKDYEEVGTDSVGEEDEEGEEY; encoded by the exons ATG CGTGAGTGTATTTCTATGCACGTCGGTCAAGCTGGAGCCCAGATgggcaatgcatgctgggagctctACTGCCTGGAGCATGGAATCCAGCCCGACGGGCAGATGCCCAGCGACAAGACGATTGGAGGAGGCGATGACTCCTTCAACACCTTCTTCAGCGAGACCGGGGCTGGCAAACACGTCCCCCGCGCTGTTTTTGTTGACCTGGAGCCCACTGTCATCG ACGAGGTTCGCACAGGCACCTACCGCCAGCTGTTCCACCCTGAGCAGCTCATCACCGGGAAGGAGGATGCTGCCAACAACTACGCCCGTGGGCACTACACCATCGGCAAAGAGATCATTGACCTGGTGCTAGACAGAACCCGCAAATTG GCAGACCAATGCACCGGGCTCCAGGGCTTTCTCATCTTCCACAGCTTTGGTGGTGGCACTGGGTCTGGGTTCACCTCCCTGCTAATGGAGCGTCTCTCTGTCGACTACGGCAAGAAGTCCAAGCTGGAGTTTGCTGTCTACCCAGCTCCCCAGGTGTCCACAGCTGTGGTGGAGCCCTACAACTCCATCCTGACCACCCACACCACCCTGGAGCACTCCGACTGTGCCTTCATGGTGGACAACGAGGCCATCTATGATATCTGTCGCAGGAACCTGGACATCGAGCGCCCCACCTACACCAACCTCAACAGGCTCATCGGCCAGATCGTCTCCTCCATCACAGCCTCCCTGCGCTTTGATGGGGCCTTGAACGTGGATCTGACAGAGTTCCAGACCAACTTGGTGCCCTACCCCCGTATCCACTTCCCACTGGCTACTTACGCCCCAGTAATCTCTGCTGAGAAGGCCTACCATGAGCAGCTGTCTGTGGCTGATATCACAAACGCCTGCTTtgagccagccaatcagatggtGAAATGCGACCCCCGTCATGGCAAGTACATggcctgctgtctgctgtacCGTGGAGACGTGGTGCCCAAAGATGTCAACTCAGCCATCGCCACCATCAAGACCAAACGCACCATCCAGTTTGTGGACTGGTGTCCCACCGGTTTCAAGGTGGGTATCAACTACCAGCCTCCCACTGTGGTGCCTGGAGGAGACCTGGCCAAGGTCCAGAGGGCCGTGTGCATGCTGAGCAACACCACCGCCATCGCTGAGGCCTGGGCCCGCCTGGACCACAAGTTTGACCTGATGTATGCCAAGCGTGCCTTTGTCCACTGGTATGTGGGAGAGGGCATGGAAGAGGGAGAGTTCTCCGAGGCCAGAGAAGACATGGCAGCCCTGGAGAAGGACTATGAAGAAGTGGGCACTGACAGCGTAGGGGAGGAGGATGAAGAAGGGGAGGAGTACTAA